A genome region from Blautia coccoides includes the following:
- a CDS encoding carbamoyl phosphate synthase small subunit — protein MKAFLILEDGTVFTGTSIGSKKEIISEIVFNTSMTGYLEVLTDPSYAGQAVCMTYPLIGNYGICHEDQESLRPWPDGYIVRELSRIPSNFRCEDTIQNFLKRYDIPGIAGIDTRALTKILREKGTMNGMITTNADYKLEEVLPKLKAYTTGRVVERVTCEEKKVLKGSGPKVALMDFGAKDNIARSLNERGCQVTVYPAFTKAEEILRDDPDGIMLSNGPGDPKECTSIIEEIKKLYDSQVPIFAICLGHQLMALATGADTRKMKYGHRGGNHPVKDLETGRVYISSQNHGYMVDTDTLNPQVAVPAFENVNDKTNEGLKYTGKNIFTVQFHPEACPGPQDSGYLFDRFMKMMEVSE, from the coding sequence ATGAAAGCATTTTTAATACTGGAAGACGGCACCGTCTTTACCGGGACCAGCATAGGGTCGAAGAAAGAAATTATCAGCGAAATCGTCTTTAATACCTCGATGACAGGTTATCTTGAAGTTCTTACAGATCCTTCTTACGCCGGACAGGCAGTCTGCATGACATATCCTTTGATTGGTAATTATGGCATTTGCCATGAAGACCAGGAATCCTTAAGACCGTGGCCGGATGGCTACATTGTCAGGGAATTATCCCGTATCCCAAGCAACTTCCGATGTGAAGATACCATACAGAATTTTTTGAAGAGATATGACATTCCTGGGATCGCAGGGATTGATACCAGAGCCCTTACTAAGATTTTGAGGGAAAAAGGTACCATGAACGGCATGATCACCACCAATGCGGATTATAAACTGGAAGAGGTTCTTCCGAAATTAAAGGCATATACCACCGGCAGAGTAGTGGAGCGCGTGACATGTGAGGAGAAAAAGGTGCTGAAAGGCAGCGGTCCTAAAGTGGCGCTTATGGACTTCGGCGCAAAAGACAATATTGCCCGTTCTCTGAATGAGCGCGGATGTCAGGTTACCGTATATCCGGCATTTACCAAAGCGGAGGAGATCCTCAGAGATGATCCTGACGGCATTATGCTGTCCAACGGACCCGGGGATCCGAAAGAGTGTACTTCTATTATAGAAGAAATCAAAAAGCTTTATGATTCACAGGTTCCCATATTTGCCATCTGTCTTGGTCATCAGCTTATGGCATTGGCAACAGGCGCGGATACCAGAAAGATGAAATACGGCCACAGAGGCGGAAATCACCCCGTAAAGGACCTGGAGACAGGCAGGGTATATATTTCATCACAGAACCATGGATATATGGTAGATACGGACACCTTGAACCCTCAGGTGGCAGTGCCGGCATTTGAGAATGTCAATGATAAGACGAACGAGGGATTGAAATATACAGGTAAGAATATATTTACCGTACAGTTCCATCCGGAGGCATGTCCTGGACCCCAGGATTCCGGATATCTGTTTGACAGGTTTATGAAAATGATGGAGGTGAGCGAATAA
- a CDS encoding helix-turn-helix domain-containing protein, which translates to MRLNSIMIYYQLSKRFKINHAQYSQRYPVGRPVFYEPSVYTEGRAVIVDAKDALHCVNRLTGCVLLIIGSAGAACDRGNNDIVFLEEGISEKTLFNVLTEIFDIFDSWDEELNRIVNGNVGYQEILDSCRMMLPEPAALMDGDFKYIAYSNDERMYRNFVDDMNQLPLEDVNDLTSMPGFKELEQRREAFVYTAGEVVIYKNIYHENGYVGRLSLLIEEGQEESKTEYEKSVFDHLAGYVERLYDQCGGFELGPPRLADLHHMLKKCLETDGADEGELLRLLWSNKNLPGDVYYMLTIRENILQRGKAYNMRYLCSQMERMWPGTYCVTHNGDIAMLFNQKMFSKSTNLEFHKEMVYFLRESVLAAGCSREFTDISCIRSAYRQAEFAMEMGLRKNFTYCYHKFDDYGLDFLVKYGVGNFLPEQVCSRELLALYRYDRENETSYYKTLLTYARLQYNAVASAKALYIHRSSFINRMERIRELIHLDLEDPEERLYLLLSFRIMEEYSSKSGEK; encoded by the coding sequence ATGAGACTGAACAGTATTATGATATATTACCAGTTGTCCAAACGATTTAAAATAAATCATGCACAATATTCACAACGATATCCGGTGGGGCGCCCTGTATTTTATGAGCCATCTGTCTATACAGAGGGGAGAGCCGTCATTGTGGACGCAAAGGATGCTCTACACTGTGTCAATAGACTTACAGGCTGCGTTCTCCTGATCATCGGTTCTGCGGGGGCGGCCTGTGACCGGGGAAATAACGACATAGTCTTTCTGGAAGAAGGGATATCAGAGAAGACACTGTTTAATGTGCTGACAGAGATTTTCGATATTTTTGACAGTTGGGATGAGGAACTTAACAGGATAGTCAACGGCAATGTGGGATATCAGGAAATTCTGGACAGCTGCCGGATGATGCTCCCGGAACCGGCAGCACTTATGGACGGAGATTTTAAATATATTGCATATTCAAATGATGAGAGGATGTACCGGAATTTTGTGGATGATATGAACCAGCTTCCGCTGGAGGATGTAAATGATCTGACCAGCATGCCCGGATTTAAGGAACTGGAACAGCGAAGAGAGGCTTTTGTGTATACAGCAGGTGAAGTGGTGATCTATAAAAACATATACCATGAGAATGGTTATGTGGGACGTCTGTCTCTCTTGATCGAGGAGGGTCAGGAGGAGTCAAAGACGGAATATGAGAAATCCGTTTTTGATCATCTTGCAGGATATGTGGAGCGGCTTTATGACCAGTGCGGAGGGTTTGAACTGGGGCCTCCGCGGCTGGCAGATCTGCATCACATGCTGAAAAAATGTCTGGAGACAGACGGGGCGGACGAGGGAGAGCTTCTGCGGCTTTTGTGGTCAAATAAAAATCTGCCCGGGGATGTTTACTATATGCTGACCATCCGTGAGAATATTCTCCAGAGAGGAAAGGCATATAATATGAGGTATCTCTGTTCACAGATGGAGCGGATGTGGCCGGGAACATATTGTGTGACACATAACGGTGACATTGCCATGCTGTTTAACCAGAAGATGTTTTCCAAATCTACAAATCTGGAATTCCACAAGGAAATGGTATATTTTCTGCGGGAGAGTGTGCTGGCAGCCGGGTGCAGCCGGGAATTTACGGATATCTCCTGTATACGCAGCGCTTACCGGCAGGCGGAGTTTGCCATGGAGATGGGGCTGAGAAAAAATTTTACATATTGTTATCATAAATTTGATGATTATGGGCTGGATTTCCTGGTAAAATACGGTGTGGGAAATTTTCTGCCGGAACAGGTCTGCAGCAGAGAACTGCTTGCCCTGTACCGATATGACAGAGAAAATGAGACTTCCTATTATAAAACACTTTTAACTTATGCGCGCCTGCAGTATAATGCAGTGGCGTCCGCCAAGGCGCTGTACATACACCGCAGCTCTTTTATCAACAGAATGGAGCGGATCCGGGAACTGATCCACCTGGATTTGGAGGACCCGGAGGAGAGGCTGTATCTGCTTCTCTCATTTCGGATCATGGAGGAATACAGTTCCAAGAGCGGGGAAAAATGA
- the carB gene encoding carbamoyl-phosphate synthase large subunit, with product MPKIQDIKKVLVIGSGPIIIGQAAEFDYAGTQACRSLKEEGIEVVLLNSNPATIMTDKDIADKVYIEPLTVEVVEQLIIKEKPDSVLPTLGGQAGLNLAMELEERGFLKEQNVRLIGTTSETIKKAEDRQEFKDTMEKIGEPVAASLVVKTVEDGIAFTKTIGYPVVLRPAYTLGGSGGGIAYDEAQLVEILENGLRLSRVGEVLVERCIAGWKEIEYEVMRDGAGNCITVCNMENIDPVGVHTGDSIVVAPSQTLGDKEYQMLRTSALNIITELGITGGCNVQYALNPDSFEYCVIEVNPRVSRSSALASKATGYPIAKVAAKIALGYTLDEIPNAITGKTYASFEPMLDYCVVKIPRLPFDKFISAKRTLTTQMKATGEVMSICNNFEGALMKAIRSLEQHVDSLMSYDFKKLSEEELTEELKIVDDMRIWRIAEAVRRGISYEEIHAVTKIDLWFIDKIAVLVEMEQALISQELTEDLLREAKRIEFPDNVIARLTGKKEEEIKELRHEWGITAAYKMVDTCAAEFAAATPYYYSVYGGENEAEGKSEKKKVLVLGSGPIRIGQGIEFDFCSVHCTWAFKKEGYETIIINNNPETVSTDFDIADKLYFEPLTPEDVENVVNIEKPDGAVVQFGGQTAIKLTEALMKMGVKILGTSAEDVDAAEDRELFDKILEECHIPRPQGHTVYTADEAIRVANTLGYPVLVRPSYVLGGQGMQIAINDEDVDQYIGIINRIAQEHPILVDKYLQGKEIEVDAICDGEDILIPGIMEHIERAGIHSGDSISVYPARTITDTAKKTIEEYTRRLAKSLHVIGMINIQFIVCGEDVYVIEVNPRSSRTVPYISKVTGIPIVPLATKMILGYKLKELGYKSGLQPEAKHIAIKMPVFSFEKIRGADISLGPEMKSTGECLGIAESFNEALYKAFLGAGINLPKHKNMIITVRDEDKQDIVPIARRFEALGYRIYATRSTAKVLNENGVKAVRTNKIEQASPNLMDLILGHKIDLVIDTPSQGVEKAKDGFIIRRNAIETGVNVLTALDTAEALVTSLENTDIQKLELIDIATI from the coding sequence ATGCCGAAGATTCAGGATATTAAAAAAGTGCTTGTGATCGGCTCCGGTCCGATCATCATCGGACAGGCAGCAGAGTTTGACTATGCGGGAACACAGGCGTGCCGCTCTTTAAAGGAAGAAGGAATCGAGGTTGTACTTCTGAACTCCAATCCAGCCACCATTATGACAGATAAGGATATTGCGGATAAGGTTTATATTGAACCTCTGACTGTGGAAGTGGTGGAGCAGCTTATCATAAAAGAAAAGCCCGACAGCGTACTGCCCACTTTGGGTGGTCAGGCCGGACTGAATCTGGCTATGGAGCTGGAGGAGAGAGGCTTTTTAAAGGAGCAGAATGTGCGCTTGATCGGCACCACTTCTGAGACCATCAAGAAGGCTGAGGACCGTCAGGAATTTAAAGATACCATGGAAAAGATCGGTGAGCCGGTCGCTGCGTCTTTGGTGGTGAAGACCGTGGAAGATGGTATTGCGTTTACAAAGACGATCGGATATCCTGTGGTTCTCCGTCCTGCCTATACCTTGGGCGGAAGCGGCGGCGGCATTGCCTATGATGAGGCGCAGCTTGTGGAAATCCTGGAAAACGGCCTTCGCCTCTCACGTGTGGGTGAGGTACTGGTTGAGCGCTGTATTGCCGGATGGAAAGAGATTGAGTATGAGGTTATGCGCGACGGTGCGGGCAACTGCATCACCGTATGTAATATGGAAAATATAGACCCTGTGGGCGTGCATACAGGTGACAGTATCGTTGTGGCGCCGTCCCAGACACTGGGTGACAAGGAATATCAGATGCTGCGTACCTCGGCCTTAAATATTATTACAGAGCTGGGGATCACCGGCGGCTGTAATGTACAGTATGCTCTGAATCCCGACAGCTTTGAATACTGTGTCATTGAGGTAAATCCCCGTGTGTCACGTTCCTCTGCGCTGGCCTCCAAGGCAACCGGATATCCAATCGCCAAGGTGGCAGCCAAGATTGCTCTGGGCTATACCCTGGATGAGATCCCCAATGCCATTACGGGCAAAACTTATGCCAGTTTCGAGCCTATGCTGGATTACTGCGTTGTGAAGATCCCTCGTCTGCCTTTTGATAAATTTATCAGCGCAAAGAGGACACTTACCACACAGATGAAGGCTACCGGAGAGGTTATGAGTATCTGCAATAACTTCGAGGGTGCCCTTATGAAAGCCATCCGTTCACTGGAGCAGCATGTGGACAGCCTTATGTCCTATGACTTCAAAAAACTGTCAGAGGAGGAACTGACAGAGGAACTGAAGATCGTGGACGATATGAGGATCTGGAGGATTGCCGAAGCTGTGCGCAGGGGCATTTCCTATGAAGAGATCCATGCTGTCACCAAGATCGATCTGTGGTTTATTGATAAGATCGCTGTCCTTGTGGAGATGGAGCAGGCGCTTATCTCACAGGAGCTTACAGAGGACCTGCTCCGTGAGGCAAAGAGAATTGAATTTCCGGATAATGTCATTGCGCGTCTCACCGGCAAAAAAGAGGAAGAGATCAAGGAACTGCGCCATGAGTGGGGAATCACGGCAGCGTATAAGATGGTAGATACCTGCGCGGCTGAATTTGCGGCTGCCACACCGTATTATTACTCTGTCTACGGCGGAGAAAATGAGGCGGAAGGGAAGTCGGAGAAGAAAAAAGTTCTGGTTCTCGGTTCCGGTCCTATCCGTATCGGCCAGGGAATTGAGTTTGACTTCTGTTCTGTGCACTGTACCTGGGCTTTCAAAAAAGAGGGTTATGAGACGATCATCATCAACAACAATCCTGAGACGGTAAGTACAGACTTTGACATTGCAGATAAACTGTATTTTGAACCGCTGACTCCGGAGGATGTGGAGAATGTGGTAAATATAGAAAAGCCCGACGGCGCTGTGGTGCAGTTTGGCGGTCAGACAGCTATTAAGCTGACAGAAGCTCTGATGAAGATGGGTGTAAAAATACTGGGAACATCCGCCGAGGATGTGGATGCTGCGGAGGACAGAGAGCTTTTCGATAAGATCCTGGAGGAATGTCATATTCCGAGACCTCAGGGGCATACAGTATATACGGCAGACGAGGCCATCCGTGTGGCAAACACACTGGGCTATCCCGTACTGGTCCGGCCTTCCTACGTGCTGGGCGGACAGGGTATGCAGATCGCCATCAATGACGAGGATGTGGACCAGTATATCGGCATTATCAACAGGATCGCACAGGAACATCCCATTCTGGTAGATAAGTACCTGCAAGGCAAAGAGATCGAGGTAGATGCCATATGTGATGGAGAGGATATCCTGATCCCGGGTATCATGGAGCATATTGAGCGTGCGGGTATCCATTCCGGCGACAGTATTTCCGTATATCCGGCCCGGACCATCACCGATACGGCAAAGAAAACCATCGAGGAGTACACCAGGAGACTGGCAAAATCCCTGCATGTTATCGGTATGATCAACATACAGTTTATCGTGTGCGGTGAGGATGTGTATGTTATCGAAGTAAATCCTCGTTCCAGCCGGACCGTGCCGTATATCAGCAAGGTGACAGGGATTCCTATTGTACCGCTGGCCACAAAAATGATTCTGGGATATAAATTAAAAGAACTGGGATATAAATCCGGTCTGCAGCCGGAGGCAAAGCACATTGCCATCAAGATGCCGGTATTCTCCTTTGAAAAAATCCGGGGGGCTGACATCAGCCTTGGACCGGAGATGAAGTCTACGGGTGAGTGTCTGGGCATTGCAGAGTCCTTTAATGAAGCACTCTACAAGGCGTTTTTAGGAGCAGGAATTAATCTGCCGAAGCATAAGAACATGATCATCACAGTAAGGGATGAGGATAAGCAGGATATCGTACCGATCGCCCGGCGTTTTGAGGCTTTGGGATACCGTATCTATGCCACCAGAAGTACCGCTAAGGTTCTGAATGAGAACGGTGTGAAGGCTGTCCGCACAAATAAGATTGAGCAGGCGTCTCCAAACCTGATGGATCTTATCCTTGGACATAAGATCGATCTGGTCATCGATACTCCGTCCCAGGGTGTGGAAAAAGCAAAAGATGGATTTATCATCCGCCGGAATGCCATTGAGACAGGCGTCAATGTGCTGACTGCCCTGGATACGGCAGAGGCACTTGTGACCAGTCTGGAGAACACAGATATCCAGAAACTGGAACTGATCGATATTGCGACTATATAA
- a CDS encoding undecaprenyl-diphosphate phosphatase, translating into MDFIELLKVIFLGIVEGITEWLPISSTGHLILVEEFVKLDVSKQFWEMFMVVIQLGAIMAVVVLYFKDLWPFHNRKPKHHNVTKIEKTAGFICRFVQIDKMVMWFKIVVSCLPAIIVALPFNDFIEEKFNNYFVVAVMLIVYGVLFILIEDYNKKREPAVNSIAEISWKMALLIGVFQLLAVIPGTSRSGATIIGGILLGASRTVAAEYTFFLAIPTMFGASLLKLVKFGLHFTGAELMILIVGMAVSFGVSILAIKFLMGYIKKHDFKVFGWYRIVLGVIVLLYFTIAG; encoded by the coding sequence ATGGATTTTATTGAATTACTGAAGGTTATTTTTCTTGGAATTGTGGAGGGCATTACAGAATGGCTCCCCATCAGCAGCACGGGCCATCTGATCCTGGTGGAGGAATTTGTAAAGCTGGATGTGAGTAAACAATTCTGGGAAATGTTTATGGTGGTGATCCAGCTCGGAGCTATCATGGCAGTTGTGGTGCTGTATTTTAAGGACCTGTGGCCATTTCACAACAGGAAGCCAAAGCATCATAATGTGACAAAGATTGAGAAAACGGCCGGGTTTATCTGTCGTTTTGTGCAGATAGACAAAATGGTCATGTGGTTTAAGATCGTTGTGTCCTGTCTGCCTGCGATCATTGTGGCGCTGCCTTTCAATGATTTTATTGAAGAAAAGTTTAATAATTATTTTGTGGTAGCTGTTATGCTGATCGTGTACGGCGTGCTGTTTATCCTTATTGAGGATTATAATAAGAAAAGGGAACCGGCGGTAAATTCTATCGCTGAGATTTCCTGGAAGATGGCACTTCTCATCGGTGTATTCCAGCTTTTGGCCGTGATTCCGGGAACTTCCCGCTCGGGAGCCACCATTATCGGCGGAATCCTTCTGGGAGCTTCCAGAACCGTTGCAGCGGAATATACGTTTTTTCTGGCAATTCCAACCATGTTTGGCGCCAGTCTGCTGAAGCTGGTCAAATTCGGTCTGCATTTTACAGGGGCAGAGCTGATGATACTGATCGTGGGAATGGCAGTTTCCTTTGGAGTTTCCATTCTGGCGATCAAATTTCTTATGGGATATATTAAGAAGCATGATTTCAAAGTGTTCGGCTGGTACAGGATCGTGCTGGGGGTTATCGTGCTCCTCTATTTTACCATTGCCGGTTAA
- a CDS encoding DUF6077 domain-containing protein, whose translation MNYIKTLFLILFFTLAIYFLGILGRKKSEVFSLAEILLNGLLRLFASFEVIVLPFIFLRIKFSYFFYFYCALLTVVIIFSIIRYARYSYKFIGKEVRKFISILDLPLIAAIIMIIFQMSMLAFYMHLDADDAMYVATAATTLKTDTMYQYAADTGIPLTTMPSRYILSPFPIFTAFLGKLFFIHPTIIAHTILAPLMTGFAYLVYYLMGSLIFKKKKGTIGIFLLILSVFQIFGYFTVYSSSTFILIRSWQGKAVLAGVLIPAALYFLMKECQTKAPYKWPLSPSLFLVLAASLVSSMGIMLIPTLLGLSAILYCIYNKSLEPLIKCIISCLPGICLMIIYLLMKYGRFCP comes from the coding sequence ATGAACTACATTAAGACCTTATTTCTAATTCTTTTTTTTACTCTGGCTATATATTTTTTAGGGATTTTGGGAAGAAAAAAAAGTGAAGTTTTTTCTTTAGCAGAGATTCTTTTAAACGGGCTGCTAAGATTATTTGCAAGTTTTGAAGTAATTGTCCTTCCGTTTATTTTTTTACGAATCAAATTTTCATACTTCTTTTATTTTTATTGTGCCTTACTGACTGTTGTTATTATTTTTTCCATAATAAGATATGCCAGATACAGTTATAAATTTATTGGAAAGGAAGTACGCAAATTTATTTCCATATTGGACCTTCCATTAATTGCTGCAATAATTATGATTATATTTCAGATGTCTATGCTCGCATTTTATATGCATCTTGATGCAGATGATGCCATGTACGTTGCAACCGCTGCTACAACTTTAAAAACCGATACCATGTATCAATATGCTGCAGATACCGGTATCCCGTTAACCACCATGCCATCACGATATATATTATCCCCCTTTCCTATTTTTACAGCCTTTTTGGGTAAACTGTTTTTTATCCATCCCACAATAATAGCACATACCATTCTAGCGCCGCTTATGACGGGTTTTGCATATTTAGTCTATTATTTAATGGGATCTCTTATTTTCAAGAAAAAAAAGGGCACGATCGGCATCTTTTTATTAATATTGAGTGTATTTCAAATATTTGGATATTTTACAGTTTACTCTTCTTCCACTTTTATTTTGATCCGCTCATGGCAGGGAAAAGCCGTACTTGCAGGCGTTCTCATACCTGCAGCATTATATTTTTTAATGAAAGAATGTCAAACAAAAGCACCCTATAAATGGCCGTTAAGCCCTTCATTATTTTTAGTATTAGCAGCAAGCCTTGTCTCCTCAATGGGTATAATGCTGATTCCTACCCTTCTGGGTTTATCTGCTATTTTATATTGTATCTATAATAAATCTTTAGAACCATTGATCAAATGTATTATCAGCTGTTTACCAGGGATTTGCTTAATGATAATATATTTGTTAATGAAATACGGGAGATTTTGTCCATGA
- a CDS encoding FAD-dependent oxidoreductase — MQLGNVLFRNRIFASPTGYQNLNGDGYLNDGAAAYYGRKAMGGAASVATFEGIVDGELGRGGATHIALDTPNIDRGISRIAYGISQYGAVATLELQHTGMFANRDLSFFGAEAKGIAYGPVECQCAGRRIRPMTEEIIERTIQKYIDAALLAKKCGFGMVLVHAGHGWMLHQFLSPITNTRNDKWGGPDIENRSRLLLSIVDGIHKACGAGFPVEVRISGSECYDGGYDIENGIAIAKQLDGHADLIHVSAGNHEVEEVFAVTHPSMFLDDGCNVHLAAEIKKHVNTPVATIGALSDPGLMEEILASGKADVVELGRELLADPDFPNKIRTGHEDKARKCMRCLSCFSSELTNGEPYCAINPETGRELELRYAPTCAQVKKKVLVVGGGVGGMQAALTCSQMGHSVILCEKNERLGGVLRCEEDVAFKKNLDYYLNQQAKCVEEDKNIEIRLQTKVTPEYAEDLNVDVIIAALGAKAARPQVPGIDNNHVLSAQEAYPLAEKLGPGVIILGAGLVGIELGLHLIRYGKQVTILEMTDHMSDGGNFLHMLGLHAEIKKRGLKIMFNTQAVQITDKGVSCRTPGGDRFYEADQVVYAAGQKPLREETTALACCAPEFYMLGDCVTPQNITAATSTAYMTARNIGRDY, encoded by the coding sequence ATTCAGCTAGGCAATGTACTTTTCCGTAACCGAATCTTCGCCTCCCCGACCGGTTACCAGAATCTGAATGGCGACGGCTACCTAAACGACGGCGCTGCGGCCTACTATGGCAGAAAAGCCATGGGAGGCGCTGCCAGCGTTGCCACCTTCGAGGGAATTGTAGACGGGGAGCTGGGAAGAGGCGGGGCAACACATATTGCACTCGACACTCCCAATATAGACCGGGGCATATCAAGGATCGCCTACGGCATCAGCCAATACGGAGCCGTAGCCACTTTAGAGCTGCAGCACACCGGTATGTTCGCCAACCGTGACCTTTCCTTTTTTGGCGCGGAGGCCAAAGGCATCGCCTATGGTCCGGTGGAATGCCAATGCGCGGGCAGAAGGATCCGCCCTATGACAGAAGAGATCATTGAACGTACCATCCAAAAATACATAGATGCTGCCCTTCTTGCGAAGAAATGCGGCTTCGGCATGGTCCTGGTACATGCCGGACACGGATGGATGCTGCACCAGTTCCTGTCCCCCATCACCAATACCAGAAATGACAAATGGGGCGGACCGGACATTGAAAACAGAAGCAGACTTCTGCTCTCCATCGTTGACGGCATTCACAAAGCCTGCGGGGCAGGTTTCCCCGTGGAAGTCCGCATCAGCGGCTCCGAATGCTACGACGGAGGCTATGACATAGAAAATGGTATTGCCATTGCCAAACAGCTTGACGGACACGCGGATCTGATCCATGTCTCCGCAGGTAATCATGAGGTGGAGGAAGTATTTGCCGTCACCCATCCAAGTATGTTTCTGGATGACGGATGCAATGTGCATCTGGCAGCAGAGATCAAGAAACACGTAAACACTCCGGTTGCCACTATCGGCGCGCTCTCAGACCCCGGGCTTATGGAAGAAATCCTGGCTTCGGGAAAAGCTGATGTTGTGGAACTGGGCAGAGAATTACTGGCAGATCCTGATTTTCCAAACAAGATCCGTACAGGACACGAGGACAAAGCGAGAAAATGTATGCGCTGCCTCTCCTGTTTTTCCAGTGAGCTGACAAACGGGGAACCTTACTGTGCCATCAACCCGGAAACCGGCCGTGAACTGGAGCTTAGGTATGCTCCCACCTGTGCGCAGGTAAAGAAAAAAGTTCTGGTAGTCGGCGGAGGCGTAGGCGGTATGCAGGCGGCTCTTACCTGTTCCCAAATGGGACATAGCGTAATTCTCTGTGAAAAAAATGAGCGGCTGGGCGGTGTACTTCGCTGTGAAGAGGACGTCGCCTTTAAGAAAAACCTGGATTACTATTTAAACCAGCAGGCGAAATGTGTTGAGGAAGATAAAAATATAGAAATTCGCCTGCAGACGAAAGTGACGCCAGAATATGCGGAGGACTTAAACGTAGACGTCATCATCGCAGCCCTGGGTGCAAAAGCAGCCCGGCCGCAGGTACCAGGTATAGACAACAATCATGTTTTGTCTGCTCAGGAGGCTTATCCCTTGGCAGAAAAGCTGGGTCCCGGAGTTATCATTCTGGGAGCCGGCCTGGTAGGAATTGAACTCGGACTGCATCTCATACGCTATGGAAAACAGGTTACCATCCTGGAGATGACAGACCATATGAGCGACGGAGGTAATTTCCTCCACATGCTCGGTCTTCATGCGGAGATCAAAAAACGCGGTCTTAAAATCATGTTTAATACCCAGGCTGTTCAGATCACAGACAAAGGGGTTTCCTGCCGAACACCGGGGGGTGACAGATTTTATGAGGCAGACCAGGTAGTCTATGCAGCCGGCCAGAAGCCGCTGAGGGAAGAGACCACAGCTCTTGCTTGCTGCGCACCTGAATTTTACATGCTGGGGGACTGTGTGACCCCGCAGAATATCACGGCAGCTACATCCACTGCCTATATGACAGCCAGAAATATAGGCAGGGATTACTGA